From Enterococcus wangshanyuanii, the proteins below share one genomic window:
- a CDS encoding YusW family protein, with translation MKFFKGIVAASLAMSFCAASLGTEVHSVDAATVVESNFAKTITLFNKADLLDYTGLSLTSKNVTEVYNELKKADTWEAAGYSASEASVIARDFGLYYSKSINLLNKMTYQNDLHLKVILIKKGYVKAEFGLQSYYVVETPEVPETPEVPEAPESPEQPETPETPEVPEQSDLKKLEVEVDYKTGQQVELQYEVKANGTVKAQYQDKSKKIQLQGSAAQTKIEGIIAGLDLKTASQKEVTTHILNKLGNGSNYKQFQFQGQFNDNTKVKFKLK, from the coding sequence ATGAAATTTTTTAAAGGTATCGTAGCAGCAAGTTTAGCAATGAGTTTTTGTGCAGCAAGTTTAGGAACAGAAGTACATTCTGTCGATGCAGCAACTGTTGTTGAGTCAAACTTTGCAAAAACAATCACTCTATTTAACAAAGCAGATCTACTAGACTACACTGGTCTGTCTTTAACAAGCAAAAATGTAACTGAGGTATACAACGAACTGAAAAAGGCTGATACATGGGAAGCTGCAGGTTATAGTGCTTCTGAAGCAAGTGTGATCGCTCGTGATTTTGGTTTATACTACTCAAAATCAATCAATCTTTTGAACAAAATGACTTATCAAAATGATTTGCATTTGAAAGTGATCTTAATTAAAAAGGGCTATGTAAAAGCTGAGTTTGGTTTACAATCATACTATGTTGTTGAAACACCAGAAGTACCTGAAACGCCAGAAGTTCCTGAAGCACCGGAATCACCAGAGCAACCAGAAACTCCTGAAACACCAGAAGTACCTGAACAGTCTGATTTGAAAAAACTTGAAGTAGAAGTCGATTATAAAACTGGTCAACAAGTTGAGCTTCAATACGAAGTGAAAGCTAACGGCACAGTGAAAGCACAATACCAAGATAAATCAAAGAAAATCCAATTACAAGGCAGTGCAGCACAAACGAAGATCGAAGGAATCATTGCTGGCTTGGATTTGAAAACAGCTAGTCAAAAAGAAGTAACTACTCATATCCTAAACAAACTTGGAAATGGTTCAAACTACAAACAATTCCAATTCCAAGGACAATTCAATGATAATACAAAAGTAAAATTTAAATTAAAATAA
- the nox gene encoding H2O-forming NADH oxidase, translating into MNKTVIIGSNHAGIAAANTLLDQYPNQEVVMIEKNSNLSYLGCGTALWVGRQIDSYEGLFYTNKEDFEAKGAKIYTETTVEQIDFQQKNIQCNSNTGERFFESYDTLILATGSKPIAPNIPGADLENIHFLKRFQDGQTVDKRMSEPNIKTVAVIGAGYIGVEIAEAAKRRGKHVLLFDGADRSLPSYYDREFTDQMDKNLSENGIELHFGELAKEYRGTKAVEAFVTNKGTYNVDLVINAIGFLPNNELGKEHLELFHNGAYVVDEYQQTSDPSVYAVGDCATIYSNALKKISYIALATNAVRTGLVAGHNIGGAKLASSGVQGSNGISIFGLNMVSTGLSVEAASKNKLDVLYTDYEDLQKPGFMADNAQVKIRIVYEKSSRRIIGAQMCSRAEISMGIHLFSLAIEQNVTIDELKLLDIFFLPHFNQPYNYITMAALTAE; encoded by the coding sequence ATGAATAAAACAGTAATCATTGGTTCAAACCATGCAGGGATCGCAGCGGCAAATACATTGCTGGATCAGTACCCAAACCAAGAAGTAGTGATGATCGAAAAAAATTCTAATCTTAGCTATTTAGGCTGCGGCACAGCGCTTTGGGTCGGACGACAAATCGATTCGTATGAAGGCTTATTTTATACAAATAAAGAAGACTTTGAAGCGAAAGGAGCTAAAATCTATACTGAAACAACGGTAGAACAGATCGATTTTCAACAAAAAAACATCCAGTGCAATTCTAATACGGGAGAACGTTTTTTTGAAAGTTATGATACGCTGATTTTAGCGACAGGCTCTAAACCGATCGCACCAAATATTCCAGGTGCCGATTTAGAAAATATTCATTTTTTAAAACGATTCCAAGATGGCCAGACAGTAGATAAACGAATGTCAGAACCAAATATCAAAACAGTTGCGGTGATCGGTGCCGGTTATATTGGTGTAGAGATTGCTGAAGCGGCAAAACGTAGAGGGAAACACGTTCTACTATTTGACGGAGCAGATCGTTCACTTCCTAGCTACTATGACAGAGAATTTACCGATCAAATGGATAAAAATTTGTCAGAGAATGGGATTGAGCTGCATTTTGGTGAGTTAGCAAAAGAATACAGAGGAACGAAGGCTGTTGAAGCGTTCGTAACGAATAAAGGAACCTACAACGTTGATCTAGTGATCAATGCAATTGGTTTTTTGCCTAATAATGAACTTGGAAAAGAACATTTAGAGTTATTTCATAATGGCGCTTATGTAGTAGACGAATACCAGCAAACCAGTGATCCATCTGTGTATGCCGTTGGGGACTGTGCCACGATCTATTCAAATGCGCTTAAGAAGATCAGCTATATTGCATTGGCAACAAATGCTGTCAGAACTGGCTTGGTTGCAGGACATAATATTGGAGGAGCCAAGCTTGCTTCATCAGGTGTTCAAGGGTCAAATGGAATCTCGATATTCGGACTGAACATGGTGTCAACAGGACTTTCAGTAGAGGCTGCAAGTAAAAATAAACTAGATGTATTATATACAGATTATGAAGATTTGCAAAAACCTGGATTTATGGCTGATAATGCCCAAGTAAAAATTCGGATCGTTTACGAAAAAAGCTCACGTAGGATCATCGGAGCACAAATGTGTTCACGTGCAGAGATTTCAATGGGGATTCATTTATTTTCATTAGCGATCGAGCAAAATGTAACGATCGATGAATTAAAATTATTGGATATCTTCTTCCTGCCGCATTTTAATCAGCCTTATAACTACATTACGATGGCGGCTTTAACAGCAGAATAA
- a CDS encoding DUF4809 family protein, with protein MKNATITKTVDLLDGGCNVCGIIENENYTLVIDEQAIPLEELTVNALVTGIVLQEGFKRSYESDEVDDFVLYKKEQQVVRLKEEYDFLTYSNDKTTISTKDQLVDKVKLVEKVNEILVTIFDLEELDIRF; from the coding sequence ATGAAAAATGCAACGATCACCAAAACGGTCGATTTATTAGATGGCGGCTGTAATGTTTGTGGAATAATCGAAAATGAAAACTATACCTTGGTTATCGATGAACAAGCAATCCCGTTAGAGGAATTGACAGTGAATGCTTTGGTCACAGGAATCGTTTTACAAGAAGGATTCAAAAGAAGTTATGAATCGGATGAGGTCGATGACTTTGTATTGTATAAAAAAGAGCAGCAGGTAGTCAGACTGAAAGAAGAATATGATTTTCTGACCTATTCTAATGATAAAACAACCATTTCCACAAAGGATCAATTAGTAGATAAGGTGAAATTAGTCGAAAAAGTCAATGAGATTTTGGTGACTATTTTTGATTTGGAAGAACTAGACATTCGTTTTTAA
- a CDS encoding FAD-dependent oxidoreductase has translation MKVVIIGASFAGVSAALTIRKKYPEAVICLVEKQETVGYLPGGLNLYYNETVDTVEELRFISEQQLKDNKIELLLDAEVVSMDSNQQVIHYQQAEQLNILSFDKLILATGSSQWSTKIMGSDSEKVLKYKFLHGVKQAIAQLENSKEVALIGGGQIGAEAADTLLSKEINVHLYERMDYLLFKYFDQEMILPVQQEMEKRGVVFHFDETVEKIVEKDDGLQIETQHSRRTVDRAVFAMNVRPDLCYLDEQIDIHTDQTVYVDHYLQTSHQNIFAIGDCIQVPYSLTNESFYIPLVNNAVRAGVVVAQNLLEPTTKFIGSIRTIGTKLVDYYVASTGLTEAEGLFHDQPIEVAHLKQASSLFSGEKEISGKIIFEKESHRILGAQLVSKADILDKINTLALGIQTEQTLEQFYQKDFLYHPYFSTVMDITNQLAFTALWSDADEN, from the coding sequence GTGAAAGTTGTGATTATTGGTGCATCATTTGCAGGTGTTTCAGCGGCTCTTACGATTCGAAAAAAATATCCCGAAGCTGTGATTTGTCTGGTTGAAAAGCAAGAGACAGTCGGTTATCTGCCAGGCGGACTGAATCTTTATTATAATGAGACTGTCGATACGGTCGAAGAGCTTCGTTTTATTTCAGAACAGCAACTGAAAGACAACAAGATTGAGCTGTTACTGGATGCGGAAGTAGTGAGTATGGACTCAAATCAGCAAGTTATCCACTATCAACAAGCAGAGCAGCTCAATATCTTATCATTCGATAAGCTGATTTTAGCTACAGGCTCTAGCCAATGGTCAACGAAAATCATGGGGAGCGATTCTGAGAAGGTGCTCAAGTATAAATTTTTACATGGAGTCAAGCAAGCGATCGCTCAGCTGGAAAATAGCAAAGAGGTTGCATTGATCGGCGGTGGTCAAATTGGTGCAGAAGCTGCGGATACGTTGTTAAGTAAAGAGATAAATGTTCATTTATATGAACGAATGGACTATCTATTATTTAAATATTTTGATCAAGAAATGATTTTACCTGTGCAACAGGAGATGGAAAAAAGAGGCGTAGTGTTTCATTTTGATGAAACGGTTGAAAAAATCGTAGAGAAGGATGATGGATTACAGATAGAAACGCAACATTCTCGTCGAACGGTCGATCGAGCTGTTTTTGCGATGAATGTCCGTCCAGATTTGTGTTATTTGGATGAGCAGATAGACATTCATACCGATCAAACGGTTTATGTGGATCATTATTTACAAACATCTCATCAAAATATTTTTGCAATAGGTGATTGTATTCAAGTACCTTACAGCTTGACGAATGAGTCTTTCTATATCCCCTTAGTAAATAATGCAGTTAGAGCTGGTGTTGTAGTTGCTCAAAATCTACTGGAACCTACGACAAAATTTATTGGCTCGATTCGTACGATCGGTACGAAGCTTGTTGATTATTATGTAGCAAGTACAGGTTTGACTGAAGCAGAAGGCCTTTTTCATGATCAGCCGATCGAAGTTGCTCATTTAAAGCAAGCGAGTTCTTTATTCTCTGGAGAAAAAGAGATTTCCGGAAAAATTATTTTTGAAAAAGAAAGTCATCGGATTTTGGGGGCTCAGTTGGTATCAAAAGCTGATATTCTGGATAAAATCAATACGCTTGCGTTAGGCATTCAGACAGAACAAACATTAGAGCAATTTTATCAAAAAGATTTTTTATACCATCCTTATTTCTCCACAGTTATGGATATCACAAATCAACTCGCGTTTACTGCCTTATGGAGTGATGCCGATGAAAACTGA
- a CDS encoding helix-turn-helix domain-containing protein, whose product MKTEELLDKKEAREIQILKKVILAGGRLEDTELLNHLGVSKASFESDLKELGYYLNPYSQDCRLFYDGQWVSVEMSDRFSVSKVVDDYIRASIKFQLIDHLFHYREFTMAQLTTKFMISESSLFRKIKELNQLLTEFGLKIRNGQLKGEELQIRYFYFQVYWFLTPYEQHRERTLTQQNVRIIEALEKALSLSFEEYGKLKISLWLTISKKRLAVQSKTFKEVRNKSQNLEQDPFFKTIRSFVLRFFSRYPLEIDEEESMLHFIFLTSMSVLTETDFIQYSLVRGRRTPSSLADTFVLEHVILYYRPQKFYPELEKKIFYYFSQIHSRLYFFKGELELFDKENIWQKEQQLSSHRLGEFAHVLLDKSLSYLGEHYEPGNSLHEWSLVKYLSVLSIIDFEIIGEVRVGIDLKMDLLYKEAMTQVLVLSLKNLNGLTIEPYDPKYTYDLLITNVMNPPVY is encoded by the coding sequence ATGAAAACTGAAGAATTACTAGACAAAAAAGAAGCAAGAGAGATCCAAATACTGAAAAAAGTGATCTTAGCCGGCGGTCGTCTGGAAGACACTGAGCTGTTGAATCATTTAGGTGTATCAAAGGCATCTTTTGAAAGTGATTTAAAAGAATTAGGTTATTATTTAAATCCATATAGTCAAGACTGCCGCTTATTTTATGATGGACAATGGGTTTCTGTAGAAATGTCCGATCGATTTTCAGTCAGTAAAGTCGTTGATGACTATATACGGGCATCGATCAAGTTTCAGCTGATCGATCATCTGTTTCATTATCGAGAGTTTACTATGGCTCAGTTGACGACAAAATTTATGATCAGTGAATCTTCCTTATTTCGAAAAATCAAAGAGTTGAACCAGCTGCTGACTGAATTTGGTCTGAAAATCCGAAATGGACAGTTAAAAGGTGAGGAACTGCAGATTCGATATTTTTATTTTCAAGTTTATTGGTTTTTGACACCATACGAACAGCACAGGGAGCGAACCTTGACACAGCAAAATGTTCGGATCATCGAAGCACTGGAAAAAGCCCTTTCGCTCTCCTTTGAGGAGTATGGAAAACTGAAGATCAGTCTGTGGTTGACGATCAGTAAAAAAAGATTGGCAGTTCAGTCTAAAACATTTAAAGAAGTCCGAAATAAAAGCCAAAACCTTGAGCAGGATCCTTTTTTTAAAACGATTCGTTCGTTCGTATTGCGTTTTTTTAGTCGTTATCCGCTTGAGATCGATGAAGAAGAAAGTATGCTGCATTTTATTTTCTTAACAAGTATGTCTGTTTTAACGGAAACTGATTTTATTCAGTACAGCTTGGTACGTGGACGGCGAACACCGTCTTCACTAGCGGACACATTTGTTTTGGAACATGTGATTTTATACTATCGTCCACAAAAATTTTATCCTGAATTAGAAAAAAAGATTTTTTATTACTTCTCACAGATTCATAGTAGGCTTTATTTTTTTAAAGGAGAATTAGAGCTATTCGATAAGGAGAATATTTGGCAAAAAGAGCAACAATTATCCAGTCATCGTTTAGGTGAATTTGCCCATGTTCTTTTGGATAAAAGTCTTAGTTACTTGGGTGAACATTATGAGCCTGGAAATAGCTTACATGAATGGTCATTGGTGAAATATTTAAGTGTGCTTTCGATCATTGATTTTGAAATCATTGGAGAAGTCCGTGTAGGCATTGATTTAAAAATGGACTTGCTATATAAAGAAGCAATGACTCAAGTATTGGTTTTAAGCTTGAAAAATTTGAACGGCTTAACGATCGAACCGTATGATCCGAAGTACACTTACGATTTGTTGATCACCAATGTAATGAATCCGCCGGTTTACTGA
- a CDS encoding lysozyme, translated as MANEGMTISQKGVTLVKQFEGLRLTAYQDSAGVWTIGYGHTKGGYAGMSITQAQAEAFLKEDLLTHASGISKYVKVQLNQNQFDALASFHFNLGPNILYNSALLSYLNSQQWQAAATEMKRYVYSNGQILQGLVNRRAAEAALFLEAPFPSRPCKVKVGNIVLLSGGAKITSPWSSNEPIPANRVNQYYKVEEIHTLNSKWESSEYEVLISSNETSYRKWIYEQDLSLAPAAKFNVGLKVRLSTAATNASIHWSRRVLEKKYLGQEYTISQVAPTAESRSPYQYLISSPTLGNLWVLEQDLMDRTIWFITNEPFMNQGHNQNPEVKNGTLYKTIINDIPLESGAKSMAEFVRQNTWPMLTNGNVFLIEYPTHLMVKVVGIKPEWTDYMTSECLRLTKGQIPTYNERDMKVVPQADKKYNWVEIDNLPKDWQAISNRLRGNLREKFCQYFLSTRVSYGKQSDGKFYLQIINIENNERAVELATKLKRWFPGDTNAYTNAQVFLQK; from the coding sequence ATGGCAAATGAAGGAATGACTATTTCACAAAAAGGAGTTACTTTAGTAAAACAATTCGAAGGGCTGCGGTTAACTGCCTATCAAGATTCAGCTGGTGTCTGGACGATCGGTTACGGACATACTAAAGGGGGCTACGCAGGCATGTCGATTACACAAGCGCAAGCAGAAGCGTTCTTGAAAGAAGATCTGTTGACTCATGCTTCTGGAATCTCTAAATATGTAAAAGTTCAATTGAATCAAAATCAATTTGATGCACTTGCGAGCTTTCACTTTAATTTAGGACCTAATATTTTATATAATTCAGCGTTGCTTTCTTATCTAAATAGTCAACAATGGCAAGCAGCAGCAACTGAGATGAAGCGATATGTTTATAGTAATGGACAAATTTTACAAGGCTTAGTGAATCGTAGAGCTGCAGAAGCAGCACTTTTTTTAGAAGCTCCTTTTCCAAGCAGACCTTGCAAAGTAAAAGTTGGGAATATCGTGTTGTTGTCCGGCGGTGCAAAAATCACGTCTCCATGGTCTTCTAACGAACCGATCCCAGCTAACCGTGTCAATCAATATTATAAAGTTGAAGAAATACACACACTTAACTCAAAATGGGAAAGCTCTGAATATGAAGTCTTGATCAGCTCCAATGAAACAAGCTACCGCAAATGGATCTACGAACAAGACCTATCTCTAGCTCCAGCAGCTAAATTCAACGTTGGGCTAAAAGTTCGACTGAGCACTGCTGCAACAAATGCCAGTATCCATTGGAGCAGACGTGTATTAGAGAAAAAATACCTCGGACAAGAATACACGATCAGTCAAGTCGCACCGACCGCTGAATCCCGCAGTCCTTACCAATACCTAATCAGTAGTCCCACGTTAGGAAATCTTTGGGTCTTAGAACAGGATCTAATGGATCGGACGATTTGGTTCATCACTAATGAACCCTTTATGAATCAAGGGCACAATCAAAATCCGGAGGTCAAAAACGGGACCTTGTATAAAACGATCATCAATGATATTCCACTGGAATCCGGTGCAAAAAGCATGGCTGAATTCGTCCGCCAAAACACTTGGCCGATGTTGACCAACGGCAATGTCTTTTTGATCGAATATCCTACGCATTTGATGGTCAAAGTCGTCGGCATCAAACCTGAATGGACAGACTACATGACGTCTGAATGTCTACGCTTAACAAAAGGGCAAATTCCTACTTACAATGAGCGTGACATGAAAGTCGTCCCTCAAGCAGATAAAAAATACAACTGGGTCGAAATCGATAACTTACCAAAAGACTGGCAAGCCATCAGTAATCGTTTGCGCGGTAATTTACGTGAGAAATTCTGCCAATATTTTCTATCTACTCGTGTTTCTTATGGCAAACAAAGCGATGGCAAATTTTATCTACAAATCATCAATATCGAAAATAATGAACGCGCCGTTGAATTGGCAACTAAATTGAAACGCTGGTTCCCAGGAGATACCAACGCTTATACAAATGCGCAGGTATTTTTACAAAAATAA
- a CDS encoding M24 family metallopeptidase: MTNKKIVLGQVKEPTLFEHVAPVFLTDDTINERKEKLLKEMKNSNLDAVVIYADKEHGGNFEYLTGFIPRFEEGLLVVEASGKCTVILGNENLKMAAVSRIEVTLKHSPLFSLPNQPMDNDVALEDIFKEIGLDKQQKIGLVGWKMFTTTRHDPKGFFDIPYFIVSALLNCLTENSEVVNAAHLFIGGDAGVRTINNANEIAHYEYGANLASSCMLNAMNAVDVGVTEAELGAHLTAEGQTNTVVTIAATGQRFEKANVYPTHKKVQLGDPLSMTTAFKGGLSSRTGFVVETEDQLPTNQKDYLERVAKPYYNAIVHWLETIKVGMEGQVIYDAVEEIFPKEKYHWHLNPGHLVSDEEWMSSPIYADSRETIKSGMIFQIDIIPSIKGYTGVSAEECVAIADVQLQQTIETQYPELWDRIVARRAYIKNELNIELADEVLPLSNTVAYLRPFYLAKEQALLVSKKKD, from the coding sequence ATGACAAATAAAAAAATTGTACTTGGGCAAGTAAAAGAGCCGACTCTCTTTGAACATGTTGCACCTGTTTTTTTAACGGATGACACGATCAATGAACGGAAAGAAAAATTGCTGAAAGAAATGAAAAACTCAAATCTTGATGCGGTCGTCATTTATGCAGATAAAGAACATGGCGGAAATTTTGAGTACCTGACAGGTTTCATTCCGCGCTTTGAGGAAGGGCTATTAGTGGTGGAGGCTTCTGGAAAATGTACAGTCATTCTAGGAAACGAAAATCTAAAGATGGCGGCAGTTTCCCGTATTGAAGTGACCCTAAAACATAGTCCACTTTTTTCATTGCCAAATCAGCCGATGGACAATGATGTCGCTTTGGAAGATATCTTTAAAGAAATCGGTCTGGATAAACAACAAAAGATCGGGCTAGTGGGTTGGAAAATGTTTACCACAACACGTCATGATCCTAAAGGATTCTTTGATATTCCATATTTTATTGTGTCAGCGTTGTTGAATTGTTTAACAGAAAATAGTGAAGTAGTCAATGCAGCTCATCTATTTATCGGCGGAGATGCCGGTGTACGTACGATCAATAATGCCAATGAAATCGCTCATTATGAATATGGAGCAAATTTAGCTTCTTCGTGTATGTTGAATGCAATGAACGCAGTAGATGTTGGTGTGACAGAGGCTGAGCTTGGTGCACATCTGACTGCAGAAGGGCAGACGAATACAGTTGTAACGATTGCGGCGACAGGTCAGCGTTTTGAAAAAGCCAATGTGTATCCTACACATAAAAAAGTCCAGTTAGGTGATCCATTATCGATGACGACTGCCTTTAAGGGCGGCTTATCAAGTCGTACAGGGTTTGTTGTAGAAACAGAAGATCAGCTTCCAACGAATCAAAAAGATTATCTGGAACGAGTAGCGAAGCCATACTACAATGCTATTGTGCATTGGTTGGAGACAATCAAGGTTGGAATGGAAGGGCAAGTGATTTACGATGCAGTCGAAGAAATTTTTCCTAAAGAAAAGTATCACTGGCATTTAAATCCGGGCCATTTAGTTTCAGATGAAGAATGGATGTCTTCGCCAATCTATGCTGATTCAAGAGAAACGATCAAGAGCGGCATGATCTTCCAAATCGATATCATTCCTTCGATCAAGGGCTATACAGGAGTAAGTGCAGAAGAATGTGTGGCGATTGCAGATGTTCAGCTCCAACAAACAATAGAAACGCAGTACCCAGAACTATGGGATCGAATCGTAGCTAGAAGAGCATATATAAAAAATGAATTAAATATTGAACTTGCTGATGAAGTATTACCATTATCAAATACTGTTGCCTATTTACGTCCGTTTTATTTAGCAAAAGAACAGGCCCTGCTTGTGAGTAAAAAGAAAGACTAA
- a CDS encoding LCP family protein, whose amino-acid sequence MKKPIRILIITLLSILLVIVSAGCYAAISFQSAREESEAKLSPINQNFTGDEQTSDKELTVMVVGNDSRDDDEDQGRSDTLMVGHYDGKTKQPKLISIMRDSYMTFPDGSLDKINAAYAYGGAQMTKEVLNTNFDLPINYYVVMDFKEFSDIIDELYPKGVKIDAEKDINLDGVDILKGEQVMDGNTLLQYARFRMDEEGDFGRIRRQQQVMDALIDQSKDLIPIWELPQVAGKIVGKIDTNVPTSLFIDLAKDFLTGKVKPLESLSVPIESSWNFNDDTPSGSVIELDASKNADAIQEFLKDTK is encoded by the coding sequence ATGAAGAAACCGATACGAATATTGATCATCACGCTATTATCTATCCTTCTTGTGATCGTAAGTGCGGGCTGTTATGCGGCAATCTCATTTCAGTCAGCAAGAGAAGAAAGTGAAGCAAAACTATCCCCGATCAATCAAAATTTTACTGGTGATGAACAAACAAGTGATAAAGAATTGACTGTTATGGTCGTAGGAAATGATTCGCGCGACGATGATGAGGATCAAGGGCGTTCTGATACGTTGATGGTTGGTCATTACGATGGTAAAACGAAGCAGCCTAAATTGATTTCTATTATGAGAGATAGTTATATGACATTTCCAGATGGCAGTCTCGATAAAATCAATGCAGCATATGCCTATGGTGGAGCGCAGATGACTAAAGAAGTATTAAACACTAATTTTGATTTACCGATCAACTATTATGTTGTGATGGATTTTAAAGAGTTTAGCGATATCATTGACGAGCTTTATCCTAAAGGCGTAAAGATCGATGCTGAGAAGGACATTAATTTAGATGGTGTCGATATTCTAAAAGGGGAACAAGTCATGGACGGCAATACTTTATTGCAATATGCCCGTTTTAGAATGGATGAAGAAGGCGATTTTGGCCGAATCAGACGACAACAGCAAGTAATGGATGCGTTGATCGATCAGTCTAAAGATTTGATCCCAATTTGGGAACTGCCTCAGGTCGCAGGAAAAATCGTTGGGAAAATCGACACCAATGTTCCGACAAGCTTGTTTATTGATTTAGCGAAGGATTTTCTGACAGGAAAAGTCAAGCCATTAGAATCACTTTCAGTTCCGATCGAAAGCAGTTGGAATTTTAATGATGATACTCCTTCCGGCAGTGTGATCGAGTTGGATGCATCTAAAAATGCCGATGCAATTCAGGAATTTTTGAAAGATACTAAATAG
- a CDS encoding DeoR/GlpR family DNA-binding transcription regulator, with translation MLMEERLVRIKEHIDEHKSATIEHLADKLHVSKDTIRRDLIKLEQQNVIRRTHGGAIAANREALILNYEERSSKFTTIKEKIAQKAAMLIKDNTSVLFDSSTTVEAVIRKLSDQTLYAITNSLTHATLLAKYDKTQISILPGKLHKQQLFLYGAETIKKIEEYQVDYTILGVFAISKEGLFIHTEEEGLVKRQMIAQGQKVIALADHTKINTTGFFKICSLADIDLLVTDEPLESDFMQQLEQNDVDVIITAE, from the coding sequence ATGTTGATGGAAGAACGGCTAGTGAGGATCAAAGAACATATTGATGAACATAAAAGTGCGACGATTGAGCACTTAGCGGACAAACTACATGTATCAAAAGACACGATCAGAAGAGATTTGATCAAATTAGAACAACAAAATGTTATTCGCAGAACACACGGTGGCGCAATAGCTGCCAATCGTGAGGCGTTGATTTTGAATTATGAAGAGCGCTCAAGTAAATTCACCACAATCAAGGAAAAGATCGCGCAAAAAGCAGCAATGCTCATTAAAGATAATACAAGTGTATTGTTCGATTCCTCAACGACAGTTGAGGCAGTTATCAGAAAATTAAGCGATCAGACACTGTACGCAATTACTAATTCATTGACCCATGCGACGCTTTTAGCAAAATATGATAAAACTCAAATCAGCATACTGCCGGGCAAACTTCACAAACAACAACTTTTTTTATATGGTGCTGAAACTATAAAGAAGATCGAAGAATATCAGGTCGACTATACGATCTTAGGCGTTTTTGCCATTTCTAAAGAAGGTCTTTTTATCCACACAGAAGAAGAAGGGCTGGTCAAACGCCAAATGATCGCTCAAGGTCAAAAAGTCATTGCTCTTGCGGATCATACAAAAATAAATACAACTGGTTTTTTCAAGATTTGTTCCTTAGCCGATATCGATTTATTGGTGACAGATGAGCCTTTGGAGTCAGATTTTATGCAGCAATTAGAACAAAATGATGTCGATGTAATCATAACAGCAGAATAA
- a CDS encoding DUF924 family protein — MNDQDILRFWFEETEPSQWFKKDLAFDALIKERFSAIHEQVARGEKSDWRKTIHGRLAEIIVLDQFSRNLFREQPQSFAYDGMALVLAQEAMTSGKLDELTTQERSFLYMPLMHSESLVIHEEAVKRFAEKGMEQNLDFEQKHRDILVRFGRYPHRNTILGRTSTAEEIAFLKEPGSSF; from the coding sequence ATGAACGATCAAGATATTTTACGTTTTTGGTTCGAAGAAACGGAACCCAGTCAGTGGTTCAAAAAAGATTTAGCTTTTGATGCATTGATCAAAGAACGGTTTTCTGCTATTCATGAACAGGTAGCTCGAGGAGAAAAATCAGACTGGCGGAAAACCATTCACGGGCGTTTAGCTGAAATCATTGTTTTAGATCAGTTTTCCCGCAATTTGTTTAGAGAGCAGCCTCAATCTTTTGCTTATGATGGAATGGCTCTTGTTTTAGCTCAAGAAGCAATGACTTCAGGCAAACTAGATGAGTTGACTACTCAGGAACGCAGTTTTCTCTATATGCCTTTGATGCATTCTGAGTCTTTGGTGATTCATGAAGAAGCAGTCAAACGCTTTGCAGAAAAAGGAATGGAACAAAATCTTGATTTTGAACAGAAACACCGTGACATTTTAGTCCGATTTGGTCGCTATCCGCATCGAAACACCATTTTAGGCAGAACTTCTACAGCAGAAGAGATCGCCTTTTTAAAAGAACCAGGCTCTTCATTTTAA